The Candidatus Binatus sp. sequence CGATCCCGATGGAATCGAGTTCGGGCGGGGGCTGGTTAATTATCCGGCGGCAGACGTCGTGAAAGTTGCGGGGCGCCGTTCGAGCGAAATTTCGCAACTGCTCGGCTACAAGGTTGCCGATGAGATCATCCATCGCGATAATTTCGTGCTGATGAAGGAACTCGCGTAACGACGCCGATGCCACTCGAAGCCGACACGATTGCGACGCTGAAGAAGGTGTGGATGAGCGCGCCGCAGATGGCGCTCGCGAGCACCGAGCAAAAGAACGCGGCGCTGAAAACGCTGGCGGCGGCGATCCGATCGTCGGCGGCGAAAGTCGTCGAGGCAAACAAACGAGATCTGAAACGCGCGAGCGACGACGGCCGCGGCGGCGCGTTCGTCGAGCGCCTCACGCTGACGCCGGCGCGAATCGAAGCGATGGCCAAAAGCGTCGAGGAGGTCGCGGCGCTGGCGGACCCGGTCGGCAACGTGATCGAGAAATGGCGGCGACCCAACGGTCTCGAGATCGCCAAGGTCCGCGTGCCGCTCGGCGTGATCGCGATCATTTACGAATCGCGCCCCAACGTTACGATCGATGCGGGCGCGCTGGGCTTCAAGGCCGGCAACGCGATCGTCCTGCGCGGCGGCAAGGAGGCGCTCGAGAGCAACGCGCGCCTCGCCGATTTGATCGGTTCATCGCTGGAGCAGCACGGCTTGAACCTCGATGCGGTGACGCTGATCCGCAATCCGGATCGCGAGGTGATTCAAATTTTGAAGCGGCACCCTGAGCTGATCGATCTGATCATTCCGCGCGGGGGAAAAGCGCTGAAGGAAGCGCTCGAAGGATCGGCGGTGCCGTTGCTGCCGCACTTCGACGGTCTCTGCCACACCTACGTCGATCGCGGCGCCGATCTGAAAATGGCGGAGGAGATTTGCTTCAACGCCAAATGCAGCCGGCCTTCGGTCTGCAACGCGATGGAGAATCTACTGGTTCATTCCGCGGTCGCCGACGCGATCCTGCCGCCGCTCGCGGCGCGGATGAAATCGGCGGGCGTTGAACTTCGCGGCGACGAGCGAACGCGCCGAATCGTGCGCGACGCCCGGCCTGCCAGCGACGAGGACTGGGACACCGAGTACCTGGACTTGATCCTGTCGGTGAAGATCGTCGATTCGATCGACGAAGCGATTGCGTTTATCGGGCGCCACGGATCGCATCTGGCGGACGCAATCGTCACCGACGACGCGAAGGCCGCGGCGCGCTTTGAACGCGAGGTCGATTCCGCTACGGTTTACGTTAATGCCTCGACGCGATTTACCGACGGTTTCGAATTCGGCTTCGGCGCCGAGACCGGCATCTCGACCAATCGTCTGCACGCGCGGGGGCCGATGGGACTTAACGAATTGACGACCTACAAGTACGTGATCCGGGGCTCCGGGCAAGTCCGACTTTGAAGCGATCAAACTCAGCACGATGCGCGTAGGACTGTTCGGCGGCAGTTTCAATCCGATTCATTTCGGCCATCTGCGGGCGGCCGAGGAAGTTCGCGAAGCGCTCTCTCTCGACTTGGTTTATTTTGTGCCAGCTGCGTCGCCGCCGCACAAAGTCGAGGGCGAACTTGCGCCGGGCGAGCATCGCTTGCAAATGGTGCGCCTCGCGACGAAGGGCAATCGCCACTTCATGACTTCGGACGTCGAGATTCGGCGCACGGGACGTTCGTATTCGATCGAAACGATACGCCATTATCTCGCGACGCTGCGCCAGCCGGCGACGCTCTTCCTGATGATGGGCGCGGATCAATTCGCGGAGCTCGAGACGTGGAAGGATCCCGACGAGCTGACGCGGCTTTGCAACATCGCGGTTCACACCAGATTAATGACGCGGGAGCAGACGCAGCCGCGCGTTTCATTTGCCGCGCTGAAACGGTTTGGCTACACTCAAAAAGAAGATCATTACGTGCATCCGAGCGGGCAAACGCTGTCATTCGTCGATACCACTTTTTTTCCTATTTCAGCGACCGAAATTCGCCGCAAGCTCCAGCGCCACGAATCGATCAATTACCTGCTGCCGGGCGACGTGGTGGATTATATCCAGCGCCACGCACTCTACTGAGGAGTGAAATTCTGCTGAAGTATCGTCGCCAATACCTGCCGAAGCCGAATCACACAACGCACCTGTTCGCTGCGGTTTGCAGAATTTGAATTCGATCGAAAAGGCATACGCCGTAGTCGAAGCGGCGCTCGACAAGAAGGCCTACGATCTGGTGGTGCTCGAAGCGGAGCATCTGAGTTCGATTGCCGATTACTTCGTGGTGGCGACGGGGCGCTCGGACGTGCAGGTGCAGGCGATCGCGCGCGGGATCGAGGAGCGGATGTCGAAGGAAGAGCAGCGTCCGCTGGCGATCGAGGGTTTCCAGCATGCGCACTGGATCGTGCTCGACTACGACGACATCGTGGTGCATCTGTTTTACGAGCCGGCGCGCGAGTTCTATCGGCTCGAAACCAACTGGATTGATTCGCGTGAAGTGAAGCTGCCCGAGCCGTTCCGCACGCAGGCGCGCGAGCTTCGGCTCCGCGCCAACGCTTAGAAAAGAATTACGCGACGCCGCGAATCGCGTGCGCGATCCAGACGAGGATCACCGCGCCGATTGTCGCAACCACGATCGCGCCGATCGCGCCGCTCGGTCCCGGCACGTTGAGTTCGGCAAAGATCCAGCCGCCGACCACCCCGCCGACGAGTCCGAGCACCAAATCGCCGATTAGTCCGAAGCCCCTGCCCCGTATGAGTTTTCCGGCGAGCCATCCGGCGACCAGGCCGATTACAATCGCTCCAAGCATGGTGTCCTCCTAACGAATAGCTTTGGACAGCGCAGCGCATTTCTTTTCGGGATTCTTTCGACTTCGGCGGCCTCTGCTCTGAATAACAAGTGGCGGCATTGTTCGGGATGCCCGAGCGTAATGTCGGGAGAGATGCTGTGGCCATCGATCCGGCACCCTCACCCGCCTCTCTATCGTAGAGCGATTCGGCCCTTCGGCCCGAAGTCGGCTTCGCGGCTGGCGCGCTTCGGCGACCTCTCCCGCAACGAAGCGGGCGAGGTATAGGACGGCAGCCTCCGCCTTGTGATGAAATAGTCGTGAAGCCACTCATCCACGAAAAGTTCACAGACTCTCAGGATGTTGGAAAGGCGGCCTTGCTGGGATGACGGCGCGGGCGAAGCCGTTCCGTGTCATCCCGAGCGAGCGAAGCGACGAGGGAACCCGGATCCGGGATTTCTCACTGCGTTCGAAATGACACGGAAAGAGATCACTCATCAAGGAAAATTCACAGACTCTCAGAATGACGAGAGTCGATCGAGTCGTTGTCGGCGACCAGTTCCTGCACGAAAGATCACGCGGCCATCGCCGGGCATCGGCGCGCTACTTTTTTTGTTCCATCGGAGCGCCGCAACACTTGACCGTGCCGGCGCCGCCCTTGGTGACGATTACCTGGGAGCTGCACTTGCCGCAGATGTAAACCTTGCCGAGCTGATTTGCCATTTTGATCTCGATCCTTTCCTGAGGTTGATGCCGGAGGTTCAAGCGCCTCTGAATAACGGTTTACGCTTTTCGAGGAAAGCGCGCACGCCCTCGGCGCGGTCGGCTGTCGTTTGTAGCAGGGCGTACAAGTCTTCCTCAAGCCTGATGCCCTGTTCGAGCGTCATGTCGTAGCCCTTGAGCACCGCGTCCTTGACGAGGCGCGCGGCGAGCGGCGCGCGGCTCAAGATTGCCTGCGCGACGCGTCCGCTGACCTGGGCGAGGTCGGCGCGATTCTTCGCGAGATAGGCGACCAAGCCGAGCCGCAGCGCCTCGTCGGCTCTGAGAGCCGTTCCGGTGAGCATCATGCGGAGCGCGCTGGCGGCGCCGATCAATCTCGGCAAGCGCTGCGTCGCGCCGAAATGCGGCATCACTCCATGCTGCATCTGCGCGATCGCGAAACGCGCGGACGATATCGCGATCCGGATGTCGGCCGCCATCGCGAGTTCCAATCCTTCGTCGAAGGCGTCGCCGTTGATGATCGCGACGGTGGGCTTCGAGAGCACCGCGAGCGATTCGACGATTCGCGGATCGACGCCATCGTCGAAGCCGACGCAGAAATTCGCGCCCGCGCCGGTGATCGCGAGCATCCGCGAGCTGTCGTCGTCCTCGACCTGCTCGATCAGGTCGAGCAGGCGGCTTGCCATCGCGGGCGTCAGCGTCGCGCGGGCGCCGCGAAATCGCATCGTGGCGGTGACGCATCCGCTGGCATCGGCGACCTCGATCGACGAATCGGCAGTGGCGCCGCGCGAGTCGGGTGAAGTCTTTTTGATGCGTCGAGGCGTCAGACGGCTCCGCCGGGGGCGCGCAGATCCTTGCGCAGAATTTTGCCGAGCGGATTTTTCGGCAACGCTTCGATGAACTCGATCGTTTCGGGACGCTTGAAGCTCGCGAGACGGCTGCGGCAAAACTCGGCCAGGTCCGCTTCGGTCACCGGCGGCGATTTGTGCGGGACTACGAAGGCCTTGACCGTTTGCCCCCATTCGACCGACGGCACGCCGATCACGGCGCATTCATCGACCGCCGGATGACTCATCAGTACGGTCTCGATTTCAGCCGGAGCGATATTTTCGCCGCCGCGGATAATCATGTCGTCCTTGCGGCCGGCAAAAAACACGTAGCCCTCGTCGTCGAGCCAGCCGAGGTCACCGGTGGCGCGCCATCCGTCGGGCAATCGCGCGTCGTCGTCGCGGCCAGCGTAGCCCTTCATGATGCGCGGGGTGCGGATGATGATCTCGCCGACTTCGCCAGCGGAGAGAAATTTGCCGTCGTCGTCGCGCACCTTGATTTCCACGTCGGGCAGCGGTTTGCCGATCGAGTTGAGGCGCTTCAACTTCAACTCGATCTCGGCGGCGGTGCCTGCCAATCGATGATCGTCAGGGCCGAGGATCGTGAGCGACGAAGTGGTTTCGGTCTGGCCGTAAGCATTCACGAAGCCGACTTTTGGCGGAAAGACTTCAATCGCGCGGCGGATCACCTGCACCGGCATCGGCGCGCCGCCATAGGCGAGATTCGTGAGGCTCGAAAAATCGGTCGAGGCAAAGCCGGGTTCGTCGATCAATTGCTTCATCATCGTGGGGACGACGAAGGCGTGCGTGACGCGTTCGCGCTGGACGATCTCAAGCCATGATTTGGGATCGAACTGGGACATCACGATCAGCTTGCGGCCGGTCCAGATGTTGGTCATGTACGCCGTGGTTCCCGCGATGTGATAAAACGGCACGCACACCAGCGCGACGCCGCGATCGGTGCCGTCGGCCATCTCGACGTTGGCGGTGACGTAGGCGGCGAAATCGCGGAAGCGGAGCATCACGCCCTTCGGCAGCGAGGTCGTCCCGCTGGTGTACATCAGGATCGAGATGTCCTCGTCCTCGACTTCGGCTTCGGCGTCGTCGGGCTCGGCCTTTGCGAGCAGAGGCTCGACATGCCGCATCCCGCTCGCTTCGTTGCCGAGCGCGACGATCTGCGCGACCTTCAGCCGCGGCCTGATTCGGTCGATCAACTCTGCGTAGCGATCGCCGACCAGCAGCAGCCGCGTGTTGGCGGTGTTGATCATGTACTCGAGTTCGGCGTCCTTGGCGCGGTAGTTGAGCGGCAGGAAAGTCAGGCCGGCTTTGGCGGCGGCGTAGTAGCATTGGATATACAAATCAGAGTTGGTATCGAGCACCGCGAGCACGTCGCGCGGCTGCAAGCCGAGTTGCTTGAACACCGCACACAGGCGCGACACGCGATCATTGAGTTCCGCGTACGTCAGCCGCCGATTGCCGAACACCAGAATTTCCTGATCCGGCACGATCGACGACGGGATCGTCACGAAGTTAACCGTATTCACAGAAACGTCCTCCTGGGCGCCGATTCATCTGCGCCGCGCAGCCGGTCGATGCCCGCTACGCGCCGCTCGATCCGCCACCATCGCCAGTCTCTTCGCCAAGCGCCGTTCGAGGTCGAGGCCGTCCCTCAGCGGCAACTCAAGACCTCCCCACACGGCCAGCTTGAGCATCGCCGAATGCGCGCGCGGCAACCGTCCGACCTCGCGCGCGAGTTGCAGCGACGCGCGATCGAGGTGGGCAGCCGGGACCACATCGGCGACCAAACCTACAAGTAGCGCTTCCTCTGCGTCAATCCAACGCCCGGTGATACACAGATCGAGCGCGCGGCCGAGGCCGAGTCGGCGCGGGGCGGTCTGTGTGCCTGCGACGCCGGGGATCATGCCGGCGCCGGTCTCGGGCAGGCAGATTTTCGTGTCGTCGGCAGCGATCGCGAAGTCGCAGAGCAGCGCCATCTCGAGGCCGCCGCCGACGGTGTAACCGTGAAGGGCGGCAATCGTCGGGATTGGCAGCGCGCGCATCGTGCCCCAGACGTCGCGGCGAAAGCGCACCCATCGCGCGACGATCGGCGACGGCGCCATGCCGAATTCCGCGAGGTCGCCGCCGGCCGAGAACGCCGGACCAGCGCCGCGCAGCACCATCGCGCGCACCTCAGAGTCGTCGTGGATCGCGCCGAGCACGCCGAAGAGTTCGTCGCGCATCGCCATGTTGTAGGCGTTGAATTGCCGCGGACGGTTCAGCGTGACGAGCGCGATTGGCCCGCGCCGATTGTACAGAACCGCGCGATCGCTGCTCGCCATCAGGACTTAACCCGAGTGCAGGTCGGCGCTGTCGCTGCTGGCGACGGCCGGGCGTCCGCGTTCATAAACGACTTTGCCGGCGACGATCGTGATATCGACGCTGATGTTCATCAGATCGGCCGGCGGCAGCGCGAGCGGATCGCGCGGCAGGACAATCAGGTCGGCAAGATAGTCGGGTTCGATCGCGCCGGTGTCGAGTCCAGCGAGGCGCGCGGCTTCGGTGGTGAAAAGCGCGAACGCGTCGATCGGAGCAAGCGCTTCCGCGACGCCCATCTCGGCGCCATCGACGGTCGTGCGCGAGATTGCCGCGGCGATCGCCGCGAAGGGGCGCGCAGGCGTGACTGGCGCGTCGGTCGCGCCGGCCAGCTTGATACCGGCGTCTTTCAGGCTCCGCGCGCGATAGAGATACGGAATCAGGCCCGGCTCCTCGGCGTACTTAGGCCCGCGAAAATGGATGAAGCCGGGATTGGTCACGACCCACGCGTCGAGCGCCGCGAGCCGATCCACATAGTCAGGCGGGATCATTCCGCCGTGCTCGATGCGCAGATTCGGCATCGCGCGATCGCCGGGAATCTGCGGGCGGGCCAGTTCGAGCGCGGCAAGCGTTTCTTCGAGTTCCTCGACTTCGGTGACGTGAAATGCGCAATCGAGGCCGCGCGTGAGCGCGAGGCGCACTGGCCGCGACAGGCCGGCGCGATCGTAAGGATAGCCCGGCATGAACTTCACGCCAGCGAGCGCGATTCCCGCCGCGTGCGCGACCTTAGCGCAGTGATCGATTGAATCGAGATGCTGCGCGCCGGCCATCACGCCGACGCGCTGCGTGATCGCATTCGCCTGCACGAGCTTGGCGAAGAGTTCGAACTCCGCCGAGCCGTTGCGCGTGGTCGCGTCGGTGAAAGTGGTCACGCCGGCGGCCGAGAGTTCGCGGCTCATCACGCGCGCGCGCGATTCGAGTTCGGAACGCGTCACGAGCGGCAGATGCTGCGTCACCCAGGTTTCCATCCCGACCACGAGGCCGGTCAGTTTGCCGGCGCCGTCGCGGAATAGCTGCGCGCCCTCGGGCGGCGCGAAATTCGGCGCTTCCAGACCGAGCAGATTGATCGCGCGGGAGTTGAGCCAGGTCGCATGCAACGTCTGATGGCGCAACCGGAGCGGATTTTTCGGCAGTGCCTGGTCGAGCTCGGCGCGCGTCGGTCCGCGCCGCTCGTACATCAGCGCCTCGTCGCAGCCGAACGCGCGGAGCCAGTTGCCGGGAGGAGTCTTGCCCGCCGCGACGCGCAAGTCGGCGAGCAAGTCGCCGACACTGCGGCATCGTTGCACGGAGAGTCCAGTCGCCGCGGCGGCCGCTTCGAGGAAGTGGAGATGCGAATCGATAAAGCCGGGAGCGACGGCGCGTCCCGCCAGTTTGATCAAATGAGTGCGCGGGCCGACCATCGATTTGAGGTCGGCGAAATTTCCGAGGGCGAGAATCTGACCGCCGGAGATCGCGACCGAATCGCTCTCGGGGTGGCCCACGACCACGCCCTCGTGGAGCATCAGGTCGGCTTTCCCGGCTATCGCAGCCAATGTTCGATCAGTCCTCGGCGCGCGACGATCGCGCGGACCGGATCGTCAATCCGACGACGGCAGCGGTTTGGCTTCCTTGATTCTCATCTCGGCGTCGCAACAATCGAGCGCTCCCGTTCCCGCCTTGTTGCAGAGCACTTCGGTGCCGCACTTCTCGCACATGTAACGTTTTCCCAGCGTGTTTGCCATTCTGACCGCTCCTCACATCCAGGCGCGAACGCCTGCTTGAATATCTAAAGTATCGGTTGAACTCGGTTAAATAACGATTCCCGCGCTCGCGAACATTATCTAGCGAAAACATTTCGATCATGCGAACGGCAAATCACTCACCGTCGCGCCACCGCTGTCCGCGATCGAAACGCGAGTGCCCGGCGTCCATGCGCTATGATGCAAAATCGCGAGCGCAATCGCGCCGAACCGCGGCGACCATGCGACGCTGCTCAAGCGGCCGACTTCTTTTCCCTGCAAACTCACGACGGCGCCGCGCTCGGCGATGCTCTCCAATCCAAGTCCCCGCAGGCGTTTTTTCAAAGCGCCGCGCGCGGTTGCGCGCTCGATTGTCTCCTGCCCGACGTAGCATCCCTTGTTGAACGAGATCGCGCGATTAAGCCGCGCCTCGAGTGCGATCGTCTTGTCGGTTGTATCGACGCCGATTCGCGCGATTCCGTTTTCGACGCGGATTATTTCAGTGACTGTGGCGTCGATCAGTCGGACGGCGGGCATTTGATCGATCATGCTCGCGACGATCGATGCGGCGGTGGCGCTTGGCACGATCACGCTGAATGCCGGCGCGCCGTAACGCGGCATCCTGCCGACGATCATCTCGATCGTCTCCGATGTCTTGGCGGACGTTTTGCCGTTGTGCGACCAAATCTTCTCGAGCGACAACGCCTCGCCTGCGACGAGCTGCACGGCCGCGGCTGCCTTCGGACCCTCGACATCGATTATCGAAAGTTCAAGTTCATCTTCAAATTCCACGTCGTCGGCAACCAGCAGACGCTCGAGATGCGCGCGGGCGCGACTCCACGCTTCAGCCTCGATATCGAGCAGCAACGCGTCGTCCGTCACCCAGATGAAAAGGTCCGCGATCACGTGCGCATGCTCGGTGAGAATCAGCGCCGGCAGGATCGCGCCGGGCGCGGCGCCTTTGACGTCCGCACTGCACATCCCATGGAAGAAAGTCACGCGATCGTCACCGATCACCCGCACGATTTTTCTCTCGCCGAAAATTCGCACGCCCGCGCCGCCGACAACTGCCGCGTAGTCGGCCTCGAGCCCGCTGGCCGCGCCGTTCGCACTATCTTTCGATTCCACGCTGTTCACGATCCTTAGAGCTTATCCGATATGGGAATCGACCGCTATTTAGGCGGTTCTTTTATGCGCGGTCATCTGAATATAATCCGAACCAACACGGAGGGAAAAAATGATGGGCGCATTCATTCTTGGTCTGATCATCGGCGCCGGCGGCGCTCTGATTTTGCTAATCTACGACGAAGGTGAAGTGTTCCTTAAACTTTCGCGGCGAATCAAGGCGTCGGTCGAGCGCTATCGCCAATCGTCGTAGGACGCGCGAACTCGAGTGAGAATCACGGGGGAAAATCTGCGCCGCGGAGCGCGAATCATTACTGCATTGTCGCGCTGCTGCGCGATTCTCGGGTTACTGCTGCTCGCGACCCCCCCCGTGTCGAGCGCCGACGACATGCAAGCGACCGCCTCGCAGTTGAGCGACAATGCGTTTCGCCTGCTGAATTCGATCAACACCGGAGCGGGCAAGGCAGGACCGATTCTCGCTCCCGTCGCGAGCTTGGCGGGCGACGCGCAAACGCTTTCGGCGGCGTTGACGGCCAACGACCGCGACGAGGCGAGCCGCGCGATGACTTCGATCCTGAGCGATCGCGCGCAAATCAATTCGCTCACGGCCAGCGGTTCGAACGGTATGAATCTCGCCGAATGGAATGCGCTGAAATCGCAAATCAGCGAGCTTGAAAAAAATATTCCGGCGGCCAAGGTTGCGCCCGCGTCGGTGACCAGCCGGGCCGCGACGCTGTCATCAATCGCACCGCCGTCGGCCGAGAGGCTTCCCGCAGCGCCGAAGATCCAGATCGCGTCGCGGGTTTTCAAAGAAGGGGCGGTGCGCGTGAAAGGATTTCTGCAAGGCACCGATCTCAAATCGGCGGGCATCTACGACGGCGAGCAGAAGAGCAGGGATATCGACGTCGCGAGTACGCGCGGCGAGCAGCGGGTAAATTTCGATTTTACGATCAGGAGTCCGTCGCCCGCCGAATCGATTCGGGTGTCTGATTCCTATGGCCGCGAGGCGCATGCGACGGTCGCGCCGGACGCCTCGATGGCGGCGGCGACGCATGGGCGCGAGGAGTTGATCGAAGTCGAGCCGGGCGCCGGCAGCGGCGGCAGGACGATCGAGGGACCGATCGCGTCGAGCGGTCCCGCACCGCGCAACAACACCGCGGAGATTCCGCGCCCGGGCGACGCGGATTCGCCGTCGCGGCGGCGGATGGGCGCCGGTCCTTCGCTCGGCGGACTTACCGACGTGCAGATCAACGTGATCGACGCGGAAGAGGTGATGGGCGCGCCGGGCAACGTCGAAGTGGTCGGACAGATCGCGGGGCGCGGCGTGAAGCGCGCGGGCGTCTATGTGAACGGACGCCTCGCGAAAGCGATCCCGCTGAGCGCGGGCGGCTTCAGCGGCTTCGACGTCACCTTCCCGATGCCGCCGCGCAGCGATGCGAAAATCCGCGCGTATGGCAATGGCGCCGATTTCGTCGAGGCGTCGATCGACACGACCGGCAACAGCGAGGGCGGGTTGAATACGTACAACAACACGCCGATGTACGCGCCGCCCGGATATCCCGCCTATCCCGGCGCACCGTACGGACGCCCGAATCCGTATGCCTATGGCTCGAATCCCTATGCCTACGGCGCGAATCCGTACGCGCCGAATCCGTACCCCAACGGCTACGGCCCGCCGCCTCCATACGGAGCGCCGCCGGGATACGGATATCCGCCGCAGCCCGCGCCGAAGACGCCGTGGTGGAGCAAGATTCTGCATTGAAGGACTGGCTTGCGCCGCAGCTAACTTGCCGCCCCCAGCGGCGCTACTGTAGTATGGATTACTTAATTTATGCTTCGAGAGTGCCCCTAATATGCTTATCCAAGCGACGCAACTGCGCGCCGGAATGATCGTCGAGTACAACAAGGATCTGTATCGCGTGATGATGATCACGCACATCACGCCGGGCAACTGGCGCGGGATGGTGCAGACCAAGTTGCGCAATATCAAGTCCGGCTCGCAAACTGAAAATCGGTTCCGCTCGGAAGATCGCGTCGAGCGCGTCATCCTGAATCAGCACAAGATGCAGTTCCTCTATCAGGACGGCGACGATTTTCATTTCATGAACACCGAGAACTACGAGCAGATCACGATTCCGAAGGAACTGATCGAAGACGTCGTCGGTTTTCTCACGCCGAACCTCGAAGTCGAAGTCGAGTTCTATGAAACGACGCCGCTCAACGTGACGCTGCCGAAAACCGTCGCGCTGAAAGTCGTGCAGGCGGACCCCGGAATGAAAACCGCGGCGGTGAACAATACGCTCAAGGCGGCGACGCTCGAAACCGGGATGGTGATCCAGGTGCCGCATTTCGTGGCCGAAGGCGACACCATCACGATCAACACCGAGACGCACGAGTATCTGTCGCGCTCGAAGTAACGGTTCGATCGCGGAACCGCGCGACGATTAGCCAGGCGGCCGGACCCGCGCACAAAAATGAGAAGCGTCGAACGTGCGCATCAGATGCGCCGCAGTCCCGCGCGTCCGCGCGATCGCGCCGCGCCGCATCCGCTGCGGTTCGGACCGAATCTATACATCGCGCATACGCAGCCGGGATTCGAAACGATCGCGGCTGACGAGATCGAATCGCGAATCCGCGGCGCTCGCGAAATCACGCGGCGCGCAGTGCCCGATCGCGCCGGCATGTCGATCTTCTTTGCGCCCGCGCCGCAACCGATCGCGAGCCTTCGCACCGCGGAGGATATTTTTGCGCTCGCGGGCTATCGCGCCGGACTCGCGCCGGAGACCAGTTCGCTCGAAAAAATTCGCGGCGCGGCGCGCGACGCTCCCTTCGTCGAGGCCGGCGTGCAGTGGCGCGTCCATTTTTCACCCGGCAGCCGCGCGGGCCGGAGACTCAGATTTCGCGTCGTCGCGCGCATGGCGGGTGAGCATGAATTTCGCCGCGTCGATTTTCAGCGCGTGGTCGAGCGCGGAATCCTCGAGCGGCGCGATCACACGTGGCGTCTCGACGAAGCCGACGCCGACGTCGAGTTCTGGGCGACGATGATCGACACAGAATTTTTCATCACGGTGCGGCTCAGCGACGACCGGATGCGCCATCGCGACTACAAAACGGCGCATCGGCCCGCGTCGCTGCGTCCTGCGACGGCCGCCGCGCTCGCATGGCTCTCGTCGCCGCAGGATGACGACGTGGTGCTCGATCCATTCTGCGGCGCGGGCACGATTCTGATCGAGCGCGCGCATCTGGGGCGCTATTCGATGCTGCTCGGCAGCGACCGCGATCGCGAAGCACTCGCCGCGGCCGAGGCGAATGTCGGCAATCGCTACCAGCCGATCAAACTCGAAAATTGGGACGCCGCCGCGATACCGCTCGAGGCGGGCAGTGTGGATGCGATCGTCACCAACCTGCCGTGGGGCATCAGGTACGGCACGCACGGCGAGAATCGCAAGCTGTATCCGCGATGGTTCGCGGAGTTCGGCCGGGTGCTGAAAAGCGGCGGCCGGATGGTGCTGCTAACCGCCGAATGGCGGCTGATGCGCGATCTCGAGCGTGCTCGAAAAATCGCACCGGAAAAAACGTATCGCGTTTCGATCCTCGGCACGCCCGCGGCGATCTACGTTTGCAAGAAAATCTGATCCTTCCGCTCGAGCTTCGAATTGCTCGATCAGATTGCTCGTCAGATAGTGCGGCCCACCGCTTCGGCGAGCGGCTTGAGCGCCTTCATCAAATTGGCGAATCGCGCGGGCTTCAATTGTTGCGGACCGTCGGACAGCGCGCTCTCCGGCTTCGGATGCACTTCGATCAGCAAGCCGTCCGCGCCCGCCGCGATCGCCGCCAGCGCCATCGGCGCGACCAGCGAGTAAATGCCGGTGCCGTGACTCGGATCGACGACGACCGGCAGATGCGACCATTCCTTCAGCAGC is a genomic window containing:
- a CDS encoding glutamate-5-semialdehyde dehydrogenase; amino-acid sequence: MPLEADTIATLKKVWMSAPQMALASTEQKNAALKTLAAAIRSSAAKVVEANKRDLKRASDDGRGGAFVERLTLTPARIEAMAKSVEEVAALADPVGNVIEKWRRPNGLEIAKVRVPLGVIAIIYESRPNVTIDAGALGFKAGNAIVLRGGKEALESNARLADLIGSSLEQHGLNLDAVTLIRNPDREVIQILKRHPELIDLIIPRGGKALKEALEGSAVPLLPHFDGLCHTYVDRGADLKMAEEICFNAKCSRPSVCNAMENLLVHSAVADAILPPLAARMKSAGVELRGDERTRRIVRDARPASDEDWDTEYLDLILSVKIVDSIDEAIAFIGRHGSHLADAIVTDDAKAAARFEREVDSATVYVNASTRFTDGFEFGFGAETGISTNRLHARGPMGLNELTTYKYVIRGSGQVRL
- the nadD gene encoding nicotinate-nucleotide adenylyltransferase, whose translation is MRVGLFGGSFNPIHFGHLRAAEEVREALSLDLVYFVPAASPPHKVEGELAPGEHRLQMVRLATKGNRHFMTSDVEIRRTGRSYSIETIRHYLATLRQPATLFLMMGADQFAELETWKDPDELTRLCNIAVHTRLMTREQTQPRVSFAALKRFGYTQKEDHYVHPSGQTLSFVDTTFFPISATEIRRKLQRHESINYLLPGDVVDYIQRHALY
- the rsfS gene encoding ribosome silencing factor, which codes for MNSIEKAYAVVEAALDKKAYDLVVLEAEHLSSIADYFVVATGRSDVQVQAIARGIEERMSKEEQRPLAIEGFQHAHWIVLDYDDIVVHLFYEPAREFYRLETNWIDSREVKLPEPFRTQARELRLRANA
- a CDS encoding GlsB/YeaQ/YmgE family stress response membrane protein, which codes for MLGAIVIGLVAGWLAGKLIRGRGFGLIGDLVLGLVGGVVGGWIFAELNVPGPSGAIGAIVVATIGAVILVWIAHAIRGVA
- a CDS encoding desulfoferrodoxin, which translates into the protein MANQLGKVYICGKCSSQVIVTKGGAGTVKCCGAPMEQKK
- a CDS encoding enoyl-CoA hydratase/isomerase family protein produces the protein MRFRGARATLTPAMASRLLDLIEQVEDDDSSRMLAITGAGANFCVGFDDGVDPRIVESLAVLSKPTVAIINGDAFDEGLELAMAADIRIAISSARFAIAQMQHGVMPHFGATQRLPRLIGAASALRMMLTGTALRADEALRLGLVAYLAKNRADLAQVSGRVAQAILSRAPLAARLVKDAVLKGYDMTLEQGIRLEEDLYALLQTTADRAEGVRAFLEKRKPLFRGA
- a CDS encoding class I adenylate-forming enzyme family protein encodes the protein MNTVNFVTIPSSIVPDQEILVFGNRRLTYAELNDRVSRLCAVFKQLGLQPRDVLAVLDTNSDLYIQCYYAAAKAGLTFLPLNYRAKDAELEYMINTANTRLLLVGDRYAELIDRIRPRLKVAQIVALGNEASGMRHVEPLLAKAEPDDAEAEVEDEDISILMYTSGTTSLPKGVMLRFRDFAAYVTANVEMADGTDRGVALVCVPFYHIAGTTAYMTNIWTGRKLIVMSQFDPKSWLEIVQRERVTHAFVVPTMMKQLIDEPGFASTDFSSLTNLAYGGAPMPVQVIRRAIEVFPPKVGFVNAYGQTETTSSLTILGPDDHRLAGTAAEIELKLKRLNSIGKPLPDVEIKVRDDDGKFLSAGEVGEIIIRTPRIMKGYAGRDDDARLPDGWRATGDLGWLDDEGYVFFAGRKDDMIIRGGENIAPAEIETVLMSHPAVDECAVIGVPSVEWGQTVKAFVVPHKSPPVTEADLAEFCRSRLASFKRPETIEFIEALPKNPLGKILRKDLRAPGGAV
- a CDS encoding enoyl-CoA hydratase/isomerase family protein; the protein is MASSDRAVLYNRRGPIALVTLNRPRQFNAYNMAMRDELFGVLGAIHDDSEVRAMVLRGAGPAFSAGGDLAEFGMAPSPIVARWVRFRRDVWGTMRALPIPTIAALHGYTVGGGLEMALLCDFAIAADDTKICLPETGAGMIPGVAGTQTAPRRLGLGRALDLCITGRWIDAEEALLVGLVADVVPAAHLDRASLQLAREVGRLPRAHSAMLKLAVWGGLELPLRDGLDLERRLAKRLAMVADRAARSGHRPAARRR